Proteins encoded together in one Clostridia bacterium window:
- a CDS encoding methionyl-tRNA formyltransferase, with product GPEPMDIVMHPDPRLRQRARPVKRINRSLRDLIDRMAATMYKANGIGLAGPQVGVMERIFVVDIGDGLKEFINPEILEASEEQVELWEGCLSIPGLRGLVSRPARVRVTALDRHGRRFWVDADEWLARVIQHEYDHLEGVLFVDRASRVVELPPETRLKVVFFGTSAFAETVLEHLIDHDVVPRLVVSQPDRPRGRGQAVSPSPVKRLALEHDLDVATPTRLRDEAFAGRLKALEPDVIVTAAYGRIIPEPVLAVPKLAAVNVHASLLPRWRGAAPIQRALMAGDDITGVSIMHMAPELDAGDVILQKELPIEAGDDFGSLHDKLARLGAEALLEALRLLAKGEAPRAPQDPERVTWAPPIRPEEEWIDWSRPAVEVRNHIRALTPWPGARCRYGEATWKIARTELAAAGETGPGQPGEIVAVRPDRGFAVACGEGALWVTELQPAGRRRMRAADFLNGHRLATGERLSSGPA from the coding sequence GGCCCGGAGCCGATGGACATCGTCATGCATCCGGATCCCCGCCTGCGGCAGCGCGCGAGGCCGGTCAAGCGGATCAACCGCAGCCTCAGAGACCTCATCGACCGCATGGCCGCGACGATGTACAAGGCCAACGGCATCGGCCTCGCGGGCCCGCAGGTCGGCGTCATGGAACGGATCTTCGTCGTCGACATCGGCGACGGGCTGAAGGAGTTCATCAACCCCGAGATCCTTGAGGCGAGCGAGGAACAGGTCGAGCTGTGGGAAGGGTGTCTCTCCATTCCCGGCCTGCGCGGGCTCGTGTCGCGCCCGGCCAGGGTGCGGGTCACGGCGCTAGACCGCCACGGACGGCGCTTCTGGGTGGACGCGGACGAATGGCTCGCCCGCGTGATCCAGCACGAGTACGACCACCTGGAGGGCGTCCTTTTCGTGGACCGCGCCAGCCGTGTCGTGGAGCTGCCGCCGGAGACGCGGCTCAAGGTCGTGTTCTTCGGCACGTCCGCGTTCGCCGAGACCGTCCTCGAGCACCTGATCGACCACGACGTCGTGCCAAGGCTCGTCGTGAGCCAGCCGGACCGGCCCCGCGGCCGCGGGCAGGCGGTCTCGCCGTCGCCCGTCAAGCGCCTCGCGCTGGAGCATGATCTGGACGTGGCCACGCCCACCCGGCTGCGGGACGAGGCGTTCGCCGGGCGCCTCAAGGCGCTGGAGCCGGACGTGATCGTCACGGCTGCGTACGGGCGCATCATCCCGGAGCCGGTGCTCGCCGTCCCCAAGCTGGCGGCCGTGAACGTGCACGCCTCGCTCCTGCCGCGCTGGCGGGGCGCCGCGCCCATCCAGCGGGCGCTCATGGCGGGGGACGACATCACCGGCGTGTCGATCATGCACATGGCGCCGGAGCTGGACGCCGGCGACGTGATCCTGCAGAAGGAGCTCCCGATCGAGGCCGGCGACGACTTCGGCTCCCTGCACGACAAGCTGGCGCGGCTCGGCGCCGAGGCGCTCCTGGAGGCGTTGCGGCTGCTCGCGAAGGGCGAGGCGCCGCGCGCGCCGCAGGACCCCGAGCGCGTCACGTGGGCTCCGCCGATCCGCCCGGAGGAAGAGTGGATCGACTGGTCGCGTCCGGCCGTCGAGGTGCGCAACCACATCCGCGCGCTCACTCCCTGGCCCGGGGCCCGCTGTCGCTACGGCGAGGCGACGTGGAAGATCGCGCGCACGGAGCTGGCCGCAGCCGGAGAGACCGGGCCGGGACAGCCGGGCGAGATCGTGGCCGTCCGGCCGGACCGCGGGTTCGCCGTGGCGTGCGGGGAAGGCGCGCTCTGGGTGACGGAGCTGCAGCCGGCCGGCCGGCGGCGGATGCGCGCGGCCGACTTCCTCAACGGCCACCGGCTGGCGACGGGCGAGCGCCTGTCCTCCGGTCCGGCCTAG
- a CDS encoding ABC transporter permease: MMASLRHSARVAWAVAGQRWRQSLRYPMNFVTNSVFQPLSWLAPVYFLGRAFANGSHVPGLAAYSGSGDFTTFFLVGAIVGGLMSSVMWGMGFALKQQMDQGVLEANWLTPSSRFAQLVGISLFDFTYTIAQFIVTLGLAAWLFGFHPTGSFWLGLGFLVPVALGLYGFGFGLAGVVLLMREANMVIDTSSFLLGVLSGENFPVVVLPPALLAVSLALPTTYAIDGLRGILMGTRTLMPISWEFGALCVLAVVLLFVGRWMFLFMERFCRQRGTLALR, from the coding sequence ATGATGGCGTCGCTGCGTCATTCGGCACGGGTCGCGTGGGCGGTCGCCGGGCAACGGTGGCGGCAGAGCCTGCGATACCCGATGAACTTCGTCACGAACAGCGTGTTCCAGCCCCTCAGCTGGCTGGCGCCCGTGTACTTCCTCGGCCGGGCCTTTGCGAACGGTAGCCACGTCCCCGGACTGGCGGCGTACTCGGGCTCGGGGGATTTCACCACGTTCTTCCTCGTGGGTGCGATCGTCGGCGGGCTGATGAGCAGCGTGATGTGGGGTATGGGGTTCGCCTTGAAGCAGCAGATGGACCAGGGCGTGCTCGAGGCGAACTGGCTGACGCCGTCGTCCCGCTTCGCGCAGCTCGTGGGCATCAGCCTGTTCGACTTCACGTACACGATCGCCCAGTTCATCGTCACGCTGGGTCTGGCCGCGTGGCTGTTCGGCTTCCACCCCACGGGCTCGTTCTGGCTCGGCCTGGGGTTCCTGGTTCCCGTGGCGCTGGGACTCTACGGGTTCGGGTTCGGCCTGGCGGGCGTCGTGCTCCTCATGCGCGAGGCGAACATGGTCATCGACACGTCGAGCTTCCTCCTCGGCGTGCTGTCCGGGGAGAACTTTCCGGTCGTCGTGCTGCCCCCGGCGCTGCTCGCCGTCTCGCTCGCGCTGCCGACCACTTACGCCATCGACGGGCTGCGCGGCATCCTGATGGGCACGCGCACGCTCATGCCGATCTCCTGGGAGTTCGGCGCCCTGTGCGTGCTGGCCGTGGTGCTCCTCTTCGTGGGCCGCTGGATGTTCCTCTTCATGGAGCGCTTCTGCCGCCAGCGCGGCACGCTGGCCCTGCGCTGA
- a CDS encoding ABC transporter permease translates to MLRAIAAVAKRELIIFRRYPSWLIGAVMWPVLFPAAYIFSVRALAGPDATPQTYVQALGVGDYEGFLIVGTTLWMWVNMTLWSMGSALRQEQLGGTLEANWLTPAPRFAILAGDGVANGAIALLQMVVSSVLFMVVYGFHIRSPLASLAAFLANFPWVYGLGLLFASLVVWVKEVNGMVQVVRGIFLILCGMTYPIAVLPVWLQGVSWALPLTHGIAALRQTAVAGASWSSISGDLVWLLGWGAALLAAGRAAFQWTDRRMRRLGSVSTY, encoded by the coding sequence ATGCTGCGCGCGATCGCCGCGGTCGCAAAGCGAGAGCTCATCATCTTCCGCCGGTACCCGAGCTGGCTGATCGGGGCCGTCATGTGGCCCGTGCTCTTCCCGGCGGCGTACATCTTCAGCGTCCGTGCGCTGGCCGGGCCGGACGCCACGCCGCAGACGTACGTTCAGGCGCTCGGCGTCGGCGACTACGAAGGCTTTCTCATCGTGGGGACGACGCTCTGGATGTGGGTGAACATGACGCTCTGGAGCATGGGCAGCGCGTTGCGGCAGGAACAACTGGGGGGCACGCTGGAGGCGAACTGGCTCACGCCGGCGCCGCGCTTCGCCATCCTCGCGGGCGACGGCGTGGCGAACGGGGCGATCGCGCTCCTGCAGATGGTGGTCTCGTCCGTCCTGTTCATGGTCGTCTACGGTTTCCACATCCGCTCCCCCCTGGCCAGCCTTGCCGCTTTTCTTGCGAACTTCCCCTGGGTGTATGGCCTGGGATTGCTCTTCGCGAGCCTCGTCGTGTGGGTCAAGGAAGTCAACGGCATGGTGCAGGTCGTCCGCGGGATCTTCCTCATCCTCTGCGGCATGACGTATCCGATCGCGGTGCTGCCCGTCTGGCTCCAGGGCGTGTCGTGGGCGCTGCCGCTGACACACGGGATCGCGGCCCTGCGCCAGACGGCCGTGGCCGGCGCGTCGTGGAGCTCCATCAGCGGCGACCTCGTCTGGCTCCTGGGCTGGGGCGCGGCGCTGCTGGCCGCAGGGCGCGCGGCCTTCCAGTGGACGGACCGGCGCATGCGCCGGCTCGGCTCCGTGTCGACGTACTAG